One genomic region from Populus nigra chromosome 8, ddPopNigr1.1, whole genome shotgun sequence encodes:
- the LOC133701583 gene encoding protein CHROMATIN REMODELING 4-like isoform X3, with translation MKDNGSTSSKMISRNWVLKRKRKKILYGRVVSTSKEDNLESPRNTSAAKRRPKSELSSDLSTSKKKGNDGYYYECVICDLGGNLLCCDSCPRVYHLQCLDPPLKRIPMGKWQCPKCSKKSDPLKSINPLGSISKRARTKIVTTNSRTGVKSSVADKVSALFGSSIVSKRRSSCKGKSVLKVGSKSVEKDPDSLLHVSSSSKPSDPSALGSVDGTSLHVNIDEKKPPASPKESSAGKKSISLADELSSRSKLTESEPNNECSGEKLVLSCDNGSPRKKIVLAIGATSENRKRKLEGCSVVSFKKHRTNKGKRTSKKHRSKTNTASSGTHKSNQKQKAVNHEVSVFLSAEDVELKNLDLHKDEKNPVEVAQTLEESYKAEVHVEETQKCEDIIMTELQQVDRVLGCRIQEFENGHLEVKAVCDVDSDVGIAENHVEGHPDIIESSEKDVSVKNDIKVDTIRVYRRSASKDCKGGNNKDLLGKDGKDSGSGGISGTDQDESAITTEVTAKRHENPVIEETTDFCLKGSRVQISEVCETHVSPKIKDRKEDVEMKTCGGENKVLKPTMEEPICVNKGTTVYEFLVKWVGRSHIHNSWISESQLKVLAKRKLENYKAKYGNAVINICEEKWKQPQRVIALRGYEGSREAFVKWTGLPYDECTWESVDDPILKKSVRLINQFDQLEHRALEKDSARDDLRKGRCDGLQNEIATLVEQPEELKGGSLFPHQLEALNWLRKCWHRSKNVILADEMGLGKTVSACAFISSLYFELKVSLPCLVLVPLSTMPNWLSEFALWAPNLNVVEYHGCAKARAMIRQYEWHASNPNEMNKKTTSYKFNVLLTTYEMVLADSTYLRGVPWEVLVVDEGHRLKNSGSKLFNLLNTFSFQHRVLLTGTPLQNNIGEMYNLLNFLQPASFPSLSSFEEKFNDLTTTEKVEELKKLVAPHMLRRLKKDAMQNIPPKTERIVPVELSSIQAEYYRAMLTKNYQMLRNIGKGVAQQSMLNIVMQLRKICNHPYLIPGTEPDSGSLEFLHEMRIKASAKLTLLHSMLKILYKEGHRVLIFSQMTKLLDILEDYLNIEFGPKTYERVDGSVSVSDRQTAIARFNQDKSRFVFLLSTRSCGLGINLASADTVIIYDSDFNPHSDIQAMNRAHRIGQSNRLLVYRLVVRASVEERILQLARKKLVLDQLFVNKSGSQKEVEDILRWGTEELFSDSSSMNGKDNSENNINKDKDDAIADLEQKQRKRGGGLGDVYQDKCTDCGNKIVWDENAISKLLDRSNLQFATTDAAEGDFENDMLGSVKSLEWNDETTEEQGGAESPVVVDDTCGQNPERKEENVVNVTEESEWDRLLRVRWEKYQTEEEAALGRGKRLRKAVSYREAYAPHPNETLSESGGEEDREPEVEPEREYTPAGRVLKAKYAKLRARQKERLAQRNSIEVFHPNEGPPIPELVPHCRPANNTDGNQAVEFAQQGRDKKSFVIDLEDYEFTQPDATRSNADATIKSGHLSNHKLRGHLDLSINSLGHPSDTKLPAHQNQGMGNANLLLSNNLLPVLGLCAPNANQLDLLHKNSSRSKGRQSKPVTGPEFPFSLPPCSGTSIETDVKHQETTSDKPKLLDASAEVLQQRLKNNLSDGWHPFSPCPPPISHGKDSDRLEGSSSSFAGFQEKMSLPNLPFDEKLLPRFPLPSKSIPSTYHDLLPSLSLGRRLEAVNDSMRDLPAMPLLPNLKFHPQDAIRYNQLEKEVPPTLGLGQMPSSFPSFPENHRKVLENIIMRTGSGSSSLYSKKSKVDVWSEDELDFLWVGVRRYGRGNWDAMLRDPRLKFSKYKTSEDLAVRWEEEQLKFLDGSAFPLLKTLKATKSSKSSLFPSIPEGMMTRALHGSRPSKFQSHLTDMKLGFGDLSSSLPHFEPLDQLSLRNEHFSPIPTWNPDELQANFVGDSSAGPSLHVSSEKPFLLSSFGASNLATLGLNSSTSFDIQRREEEYETMKYGKLPSLLDKSVHISRDSQNNVGIGELSNSGLFLHPSKFLNPINSKGKEVVGSSSSNKLPHWLREAVTAPVKPPEPELPPTVSAIAQSVRVLYGENQPTIPPFVIPGPPPSQPKDPRWILRKKKKRRSHMFRQFPLDTGGSTQDFRYGIHGCNVASTSIPPSLVPETSGRPWNESDLNLPLPSLSKMNSLTSSAYLNVQKKTTMGLSPSPEVLQLVASCVAPGPHLTSGSGTTSSSIHESKVPMRKSPGQVGMSDSQVASEERKDTERLPPQVQSMLPEKRPDQPDSGDSSKTESDFSPIKKPDVEDISSEGTVSDHPLSDHEP, from the exons ATGAAGGATAACGGCTCAACAAGTAGCAAAATGATAAGCAGAAACTGGGTCTTGAAGCGAAAACGAAAAAAGATTCTATATGGACGAGTTGTTTCTACTAGTAAAGAAGATAACCTGGAGTCTCCAAGGAATACTTCTGCTGCTAAACGCAGGCCAAAGAGTGAACTAAGTTCTGATCTATCTACATCcaagaagaaaggaaatgatGGG TATTACTATGAATGTGTAATATGTGATCTTGGTGGCAACTTGTTGTGCTGTGATAGCTGTCCCCGAGTGTATCATCTACAGTGCCTTGATCCACCTCTAAAG CGCATTCCAATGGGAAAATGGCAATGCCCAAAGTGCTCTAAAAAAAGTGACCCGCTGAAGTCCATTAACCCACTGGGTTCCATTTCAAAACGTGCAAGAACAAAAATTGTCACTACAAATTCTAGGACTGGAGTAAAGTCATCAGTCGCTGACAAAGTATCTGCTCTTTTCGGAAGCTCCATTGTCTCCAAGCGAAGGTCCTCCTGCAAAGGGAAATCTGTTCTAAAAGTAGGATCCAAATCCGTGGAAAAAGACCCAGATTCCTTGTTACATGTATCTTCTAGCTCCAAGCCAAGTGATCCATCTGCTCTTGGTTCTGTAGATGGCACTTCATTGCATGTGAACATTGATGAAAAGAAACCTCCTGCATCTCCAAAGGAGTCATCAGCAGGGAAGAAATCAATTTCCCTTGCTGACGAACTTTCGTCTCGTTCTAAACTTACTGAATCCGAGCCAAATAATGAATGTTCTGGTGAGAAGCTTGTCTTGTCTTGCGATAATGGATctccaagaaagaaaattgtTCTTGCAATTGGTGCAACCTCTGAGAACAGGAAAAGAAAGCTTGAAGGCTGTAGTGTGGTCAGTTTTAAGAAGCACAGGACCAACAAGGGAAAACGCACTTCCAAAAAACATAGATCCAAAACCAATACTGCAAGTTCCGGGACTCATAAATCGAACCAGAAACAGAAAGCTGTTAATCATGAGGTTTCTGTATTTTTGTCAGCAGAAGATGTTGAACTCAAGAACTTAGATTTGCACAAGGatgag AAGAATCCCGTGGAAGTTGCACAAACATTAGAAGAGTCATATAAAGCAGAGGTTCATGTGGAAGAAACCCAGAAATGTGAAGATATTATCATGACCGAACTTCAGCAG GTTGATCGGGTATTGGGTTGTCGGATTCAAG agtttgaaaatggacacctaGAGGTAAAAGCTGTTTGTGATGTGGATTCAGATGTGGGGATTGCTGAAAATCATGTCGAGGGTCATCCTGACATTATTGAAAGTTCTGAGAAGGATGTAAGTGTGAAGAATGACATCAAAGTGGACACAATACGTGTATACAGAAGATCTGCAAGCAAAGACTGTAAAGGAGGGAACAACAAGGATTTACTAGGGAAGGATGGAAAGGATTCAGGTTCTGGAGGCATAAGTGGTACGGATCAAGATGAATCTGCAATAACGACAGAAGTAACAGCGAAAAGACATGAAAATCCTGTGATTGAAGAAACCACtgatttttgtttgaaaggCTCTAGGGTTCAAATTTCTGAAGTTTGTGAAACGCATGTCTCTCCTAAAATTAAAGACAGAAAAGAAGATGTGGAAATGAAAACTTGTGGTGGTGAAAATAAAGTACTGAAGCCTACCATGGAAGAACCAATATGTGTGAACAAAGGGACAACAGTTTATGAATTCCTAGTTAAGTGGGTGGGGAGGTCTCATATACATAACAGTTGGATTTCAGAATCCCAGCTAAAAGTTCTTGCAAAGAGAAAACTAGAGAATTATAAGGCTAAGTATGGAAATGCTGTGATAAATATCTGTGAGGAGAAGTGGAAGCAGCCCCAGCGGGTAATTGCTCTCCGTGGTTATGAGGGCAGCAGGGAAGCTTTTGTAAAATGGACTGGTCTTCCTTATGACGAATGCACTTGGGAAAGTGTGGACGATCCTATTCTCAAAAAATCAGTTCGTCTGATCAATCAGTTTGATCAACTTGAACACCGGGCGTTGGAAAAAGATTCTGCAAGGGATGATCTACGGAAAGGGAGGTGTGATGGTCTGCAAAATGAAATTGCTACTCTGGTGGAGCAACCAGAGGAGCTAAAAGGAGGCTCCTTGTTCCCTCACCAGCTTGAGGCATTGAATTGGTTGCGGAAGTGTTGGCATAGATCCAAAAATGTGATACTTGCTGATGAGATGGGGCTGGGAAAAACAGTATCTGCTTGtgcttttatttcatctttgtattttgagctcaaagtttctCTTCCCTGCTTGGTCTTGGTTCCACTTTCGACAATGCCTAACTGGCTCTCTGAGTTTGCACTGTGGGCTCCCAACTTAAATGTTGTGGAGTACCATGGGTGTGCAAAAGCAAGGGCCATGATTCGCCAGTATGAATGGCATGCTAGTAATCCCAATGAGATGAATAAGAAAACCACTTCCTACAAATTTAATGTTCTTTTAACTACTTATGAAATGGTTCTTGCAGATTCCACTTATTTGCGTGGAGTTCCTTGGGAAGTTCTTGTAGTTGATGAGGGCCATAGACTTAAGAATTCAGGGAGCAAGCTGTTCAATTTGCTCAATACGTTCTCTTTCCAACACCGTGTTCTTTTGACTGGTACCCCTCTTCAGAATAACATTGGTGAGATGTATAATTTGCTCAATTTCTTACAGCCAGCTTCATTCCCCTCTTTATCTTCCTTTGAGGAGAAATTTAATGATCTCACAACGACTGAAAAAGTGGAAGAACTGAAGAAACTTGTTGCACCACATATGTTAAGAAGGCTTAAAAAGGATGCTATGCAAAATATCCCCCCCAAGACGGAACGAATAGTTCCTGTTGAGTTGTCTTCTATCCAAGCTGAATATTACCGAGCAATGCTAACGAAGAATTATCAAATGTTACGAAACATTGGGAAAGGAGTTGCACAACAATCGATGCTAAACATTGTGATGCAGCTGAGAAAAATTTGCAATCATCCATATCTCATACCAGGTACTGAGCCTGATTCTGGGTCATTAGAATTTCTTCATGAAATGCGAATAAAAGCTTCGGCCAAGCTGACTCTGCTGCATTCCATGCTCAAGATCTTATACAAGGAAGGGCATAGagttctaattttttcacaaatgACCAAGCTTCTTGATATCCTTGAGGATTATTTGAACATAGAGTTCGGCCCTAAAACATATGAGAGAGTGGATGGTTCTGTATCAGTCTCTGATCGCCAGACAGCAATTGCAAGATTTAACCAAGATAAAAGTCGATTTGTTTTCCTGTTGTCGACGCGCTCATGCGGCCTTGGAATCAATTTAGCATCCGCTGACACTGTCATTATTTATGATTCCGATTTCAACCCACATTCTGATATCCAAGCTATGAATCGAGCACATCGAATTGGGCAATCCAATAGACTTCTGGTGTACAGGCTTGTTGTTCGTGCCAGTGTTGAAGAGCGCATCTTGCAACTTGCTAGAAAGAAACTAGTGCTTGATCAGCTCTTTGTGAATAAGTCTGGGTCTCAGAAAGAAGTGGAAGATATTCTACGATGGGGAACTGAAGAACTTTTTAGTGATTCTTCAAGCATGAATGGGAAAGATAACAGTGAGAATAATATCAACAAAGATAAAGATGATGCAATAGCAGATCTGGAGCAAAAGCAGAGGAAGAGGGGTGGTGGCCTTGGGGATGTGTATCAGGATAAATGTACAGATTGTGGCAACAAGATTGTGTGGGATGAAAATGCAATATCAAAGTTACTTGACCGCTCAAACCTCCAGTTTGCAACAACTGATGCTGCTGAAGGAGATTTTGAGAATGATATGCTTGGCTCAGTAAAG TCCTTGGAATGGAATGACGAAACAACAGAAGAGCAAGGGGGAGCTGAATCGCCAGTTGTGGTTGATGATACCTGTGGACAAAATCCTGAAAGGAAAGAGGAGAATGTGGTAAATGTCACTGAAGAAAGTGAATGGGACAGGCTTTTGCGTGTAAG ATGGGAGAAGTATCAAACTGAGGAGGAAGCTGCTCTTGGTCGAGGGAAACGCTTGAGGAAAGCTGTCTCTTACAGGGAAGCTTATGCTCCGCACCCAAACGAAACATTGAGTGAG AGTGGTGGTGAAGAGGACCGGGAACCAGAAGTGGAGCCTGAGCGGGAATATACACCAGCTGGAAGAGTTCTAAAGGCAAAATA TGCTAAGCTTCGTGCTAGACAAAAAGAACGCCTTGCTCAGCGGAATTCAATTGAAGTATTTCATCCTAATGAGGGGCCTCCTATACCTGAGTTGGTTCCTCATTGTCGTCCTGCCAACAACACGGATGGGAATCAGGCAGTGGAGTTTGCTCAACAAGGCAGGGATAAAAAGTCTTTTGTGATTGACTTAGAGGATTATGAGTTCACTCAGCCAGATGCAACAAGGAGTAATGCCGATGCAACCATAAAGTCGGGCCACCTATCTAATCATAAGTTGAGAGGTCATCTGGATCTCTCTATTAACTCTCTTGGACACCCCTCTGACACAAAACTTCCAGCTCACCAAAATCAGGGCATGGGCAATGCAAACTTGCTTCTTTCCAACAACCTGTTACCAGTTCTAGGACTCTGTGCTCCCAACGCCAACCAATTGGATTTGTTGCACAAAAACTCTTCAAGATCCAAGGGTCGACAAAGCAAGCCAGTGACTGGGCCAGAATTTCCATTTAGTCTACCTCCTTGCTCTGGAACATCAATTGAGACGGATGTAAAACATCAGGAGACTACATCAGACAAGCCAAAATTGCTAGATGCATCAGCTGAAGTTTTGCAACAACGtcttaaaaataacttatcaGATGGTTGGCACCCGTTTAGTCCG TGTCCACCACCTATATCACATGGGAAAGATTCTGATCGTTTGGAAGGTTCCAGTTCCAGTTTTGCTGGTTTTCAGGAAAAGATGTCACTGCCAAACTTGCCTTTTGATGAGAAATTGCTGCCCAGATTCCCACTTCCTTCCAAGAGCATACCTAGTACATACCATGACTTACTACCCAGCTTGTCCCTGGGGAGAAGACTTGAAGCTGTAAATGACTCTATGAGAGACCTTCCAGCAATGCCATTGTTGCCCAATTTGAAATTTCACCCTCAAGATGCAATAAGATATAATCAGCTGGAGAAGGAGGTTCCTCCCACACTGGGTTTGGGTCAGATGCCATCCTCTTTTCCATCATTTCCTGAAAACCACAGAAAGGTACTTGAGAACATAATAATGAGGACTGGCTCTGGATCCAGTAGCTTGTACagtaagaaatcaaaagtagaTGTCTGGTCTGAGGATGAACTTGATTTCCTTTGGGTTGGTGTTCGGAGATATGGAAGGGGTAATTGGGATGCCATGCTTAGAGACCCCAGGTTAAAATTCTCGAAGTACAAAACTTCAGAAGATTTAGCAGTTAGGTGGGAGGAGGAGCAACTCAAGTTTTTGGATGGGTCTGCTTTCCCATTGCTAAAGACACTGAAGGCAACAAAGTCCTCCAAATCATCCTTGTTTCCCAGCATTCCTGAGGGAATGATGACACGGGCTTTGCATGGAAGCAGACCGTCAAAGTTTCAATCGCATCTGACAGACATGAAATTGGGTTTTGGTGATCTGTCTTCTAGCCTGCCACATTTTGAGCCATTGGATCAACTTAGTTTGCGGAATGAGCATTTTAGCCCAATTCCAACTTGGAATCCAGATGAACTGCAGGCGAATTTTGTTGGAGATTCTTCAGCGGGACCTTCTTTGCATGTTTCCTCTGAAAAGCCATTTCTGCTCAGTTCTTTTGGAGCAAGCAACTTGGCTACTCTTGGTTTGAATTCCTCAACCAGCTTTGATATACAGCGAAGAGAGGAAGAATATGAAACCATGAAGTACGGAAAATTGCCTAGTCTTCTGGATAAATCAGTACACATATCACGGGATTCCCAGAATAATGTGGGAATTGGTGAATTAAGCAATTCAGGTTTGTTCTTGCACCCAAGTAAATTCCTGAATCCAATAAATTCAAAGGGTAAAGAGGTAGTTGGAAGCAGTTCCTCTAACAAGTTGCCTCATTGGCTTCGGGAAGCTGTTACTGCCCCTGTTAAACCGCCTGAACCTGAGCTGCCACCCACTGTATCAGCAATAGCACAATCAGTTCGTGTACTATATGGAGAAAATCAGCCAACTATTCCTCCATTTGTTATTCCCGGTCCACCTCCCTCCCAACCAAAGGATCCAAGATGgattttgaggaagaaaaagaagcgGAGGTCACATATGTTCAGGCAGTTCCCCCTAGATACCGGGGGAAGTACCCAGGATTTTAGATACGGCATCCATGGCTGTAATGTTGCTTCCACCTCTATCCCTCCATCGTTAGTTCCTGAAACTTCAGGCCGCCCATGGAATGAGTCTGACCTTAACCTGCCTCTTCCTAGTTTAAGCAAGATGAATTCATTGACTTCATCTGCTTATTTAAACGTACAGAAGAAAACAACCATGGGATTATCCCCCTCTCCTGAAGTTCTTCAATTGGTGGCATCCTGTGTTGCTCCAGGCCCACATTTAACCTCTGGTTCTGGTACAACAAGTTCAAGCATCCATGAAAGTAAAGTGCCCATGCGAAAATCTCCTGGCCAAGTTGGAATGTCAGATTCACAAGTTGCTTCGGAAGAACGCAAGGATACAGAGCGGTTGCCACCTCAGGTGCAGAGCATGCTTCCAGAGAAGAGACCAGACCAACCTGATAGTGGTGATTCAAGCAAGACCGAGTCAGATTTTTCTCCAATAAAAAAGCCTGATGTAGAGGACATATCTTCTGAGGGAACTGTATCAGATCATCCTTTGAGTGATCATGAACCGTAG